From a region of the Branchiostoma floridae strain S238N-H82 chromosome 13, Bfl_VNyyK, whole genome shotgun sequence genome:
- the LOC118429113 gene encoding histone H2B, gonadal-like: MAPGISKKGEKKAGKSRMGGSMERRKKRKRKETYSVYIYKVLKQVHPDTGISSKAMNIMNSFVNDIFERIASEASRLAQYNKRSTITSREIQTAVRLLLPGELAKHAVSEGTKAVTKYTSSK, encoded by the exons ATGGCTCCTGGGATCAGTAAGAAGGGTGAGAAAAAGGCGGGAAAGTCCAGGATGGGCGGTTCAATGGAAAGgagaaaaaagagaaagagGAAGGAGACCTACTCAGTCTACATCTACAAAGTCTTGAAACAG GTTCATCCTGACACGGGCATCTCCAGTAAGGCCATGAACATCATGAACTCTTTTGTGAACGACATCTTCGAGCGGATCGCCTCAGAAGCCTCGCGGCTGGCCCAGTACAACAAACGATCCACCATCACCAGTCGGGAGATCCAGACGGCTGTGCGGCTGCTGCTGCCCGGAGAGCTGGCCAAACACGCCGTCAGCGAAGGCACCAAGGCCGTCACCAAGTACACCAGTTCCAAATAG